From the genome of Geobacter sp. SVR, one region includes:
- a CDS encoding type 4a pilus biogenesis protein PilO yields MDPQVEKILKLPTRQKIIILVLASALEAAALVWFLYMPKYDEHQNLKAELTKLQTEIDEKTRISANLPRLQMEYDKLDRELAQALTELPNSKEIPSLLTSITTLGKNAGLEFLVFRPKPESVKDFYAEVPVDISVSGSYYSVANFFAAVSNLPRIVNITNVAFADIKNVNNRVMTRVNCLATTFRFLDKKEIKDDKKAPQK; encoded by the coding sequence ATGGATCCACAGGTAGAAAAAATACTGAAGCTGCCGACACGGCAGAAAATCATCATCCTGGTGCTCGCCTCAGCGCTCGAGGCGGCGGCACTGGTGTGGTTCCTGTATATGCCGAAGTACGACGAGCATCAGAATCTCAAGGCTGAACTGACCAAACTGCAGACTGAGATCGATGAGAAGACCAGGATTTCGGCCAATCTGCCGCGCCTTCAGATGGAATATGACAAGCTCGATCGCGAGCTGGCCCAGGCGCTGACCGAGCTGCCGAACTCGAAGGAAATTCCTTCGCTCCTTACCAGCATCACCACGCTCGGAAAAAATGCCGGGCTGGAGTTTCTGGTGTTCCGCCCCAAACCGGAGAGCGTCAAGGATTTCTACGCCGAGGTGCCGGTTGACATCTCCGTTTCCGGCTCGTATTACAGCGTCGCCAATTTCTTTGCTGCGGTTTCCAATCTTCCCCGTATCGTCAACATCACCAATGTGGCCTTTGCCGATATAAAAAACGTAAATAACAGGGTCATGACCAGGGTGAACTGCCTGGCCACCACCTTCCGGTTCCTCGATAAGAAAGAGATCAAGGATGACAAGAAAGCTCCCCAGAAGTAG
- a CDS encoding pilus assembly protein PilP, which translates to MTRKLPRSSLRPGIVAAVLLAVAIGQGCSKDTPQAPVQPAKPASEPAKQQVKAVQAAVSSAMHPSTMPGTQFDFSNKKDPFKPFVVVKAAPIVSPTKASYLPIHSFDVNQFRLIGIITGGRQNQAMVVDPNGKGYVLKVGMTIGRGEGRITAITDRGVQVLEQFRDDNGRVRREHISLTLPKKQ; encoded by the coding sequence ATGACAAGAAAGCTCCCCAGAAGTAGCCTCCGGCCCGGTATCGTAGCGGCTGTCCTGCTGGCAGTGGCCATTGGTCAGGGGTGCAGCAAAGACACGCCTCAGGCGCCTGTCCAGCCGGCCAAGCCGGCCTCCGAGCCTGCCAAACAGCAGGTCAAGGCGGTGCAAGCGGCGGTTTCCTCCGCCATGCACCCCTCCACCATGCCGGGAACCCAGTTCGATTTCAGCAACAAGAAAGACCCCTTCAAGCCTTTTGTCGTTGTCAAGGCTGCACCAATCGTCAGTCCAACCAAGGCATCGTATCTGCCGATCCACAGCTTCGATGTCAACCAGTTCAGGCTGATCGGAATCATCACCGGCGGCAGGCAGAATCAGGCAATGGTTGTTGATCCGAACGGCAAGGGCTACGTGTTGAAAGTCGGCATGACGATCGGAAGAGGCGAAGGCAGGATTACTGCCATTACCGACAGGGGCGTGCAGGTGCTTGAACAGTTCAGAGACGATAACGGCAGGGTGCGCAGAGAGCATATCAGCCTGACCCTTCCCAAGAAACAATAA
- a CDS encoding PilN domain-containing protein, translating into MIRINLLPVRAARKKETAVQQVALFCMSLILVLAIVLAMYMIKRAQIASTHQEIAAATVRIKELKAKIGKLEALKNLKEQVRKKLDVLAQLRRNKSGPAHRLATLSDITPDQLWLTAYSESGADIKLSGLALNEDLIATFMRSLDASSDYTGVELVVSEQSEAGGTKLKRFDITCKLRLPEPAKVQDPAPAAVPKT; encoded by the coding sequence ATGATCCGGATCAATCTCTTACCAGTACGTGCCGCCCGGAAAAAAGAAACCGCCGTCCAGCAGGTGGCGCTGTTTTGCATGAGCCTCATCCTGGTCCTGGCGATAGTCCTGGCCATGTATATGATCAAACGCGCCCAGATAGCAAGCACGCACCAGGAAATAGCCGCTGCCACTGTCAGGATCAAAGAGCTGAAAGCAAAGATAGGCAAGCTGGAGGCGCTCAAAAACCTCAAGGAACAGGTCAGAAAAAAACTGGACGTGCTGGCCCAACTGCGCAGGAACAAATCCGGGCCTGCTCATCGCCTGGCCACCCTGAGCGATATCACTCCCGATCAGTTATGGCTGACTGCCTACAGCGAATCGGGTGCGGACATCAAACTTTCGGGACTGGCCCTGAACGAAGATCTGATCGCTACCTTCATGCGCAGCCTTGATGCATCCTCGGATTACACGGGAGTCGAATTGGTGGTGTCCGAGCAGAGCGAAGCCGGCGGGACGAAATTGAAGCGTTTCGACATTACCTGCAAGCTGCGGCTTCCCGAACCGGCCAAGGTCCAGGATCCGGCTCCCGCAGCAGTGCCGAAGACATAG
- the pilM gene encoding type IV pilus biogenesis protein PilM, translating to MLLFNKNRDLIGIDIGSSSLKLMQLKEQKGAYQLLNVGLVPLPPEAIVDNTLMDSASIASAIKGLVASLGVKIKDAACSVSGNSVIIRKISVPAMPVGQLEDQITWEAEQYIPFDINDVNIDFQVLSDSGDQSRMDVLLVASKKDIINDYAAVFSESGLRLSVVDVDSFAVQNAFEVNHEAGPEEVLALINIGASVMNINIVKEGVSLFTRDAQMGGNLYTEEIQKQLGVSRDEAESMKLLARETLHAPLLGVLANVNETITQEVRRSLDFYNSTASEERIARVFLSGGCSKVCNLRETIGDKLGLSVEMLNPFLKLRYNEKDFDPEYLQEIAPLMAVTVGLAIRRVGDK from the coding sequence ATGCTTCTCTTCAACAAGAACAGAGACCTGATCGGCATCGACATCGGCTCCAGCTCTCTCAAGCTGATGCAGCTCAAAGAGCAGAAGGGAGCATACCAGCTCCTGAATGTCGGATTGGTGCCGCTTCCGCCGGAAGCCATCGTTGACAATACCCTCATGGACAGCGCCTCGATTGCCAGTGCCATCAAAGGGCTGGTCGCCAGCCTGGGGGTCAAGATCAAGGATGCGGCATGCTCCGTATCGGGCAATTCAGTTATCATCCGCAAGATTTCGGTTCCCGCCATGCCTGTCGGCCAGCTTGAAGACCAGATCACCTGGGAGGCCGAGCAGTATATCCCCTTTGATATCAACGACGTGAACATTGATTTCCAGGTCCTGTCCGACAGCGGCGACCAGTCCAGGATGGATGTCCTGCTTGTGGCCAGCAAAAAGGATATCATCAACGACTATGCGGCGGTTTTCAGCGAATCAGGACTGCGTCTGTCCGTGGTCGACGTCGATTCCTTTGCCGTTCAGAACGCCTTCGAAGTCAACCATGAGGCGGGACCCGAAGAAGTCCTGGCACTGATCAACATCGGCGCCAGCGTCATGAACATCAATATAGTGAAAGAAGGGGTTTCCCTGTTTACGCGCGACGCGCAGATGGGGGGAAATCTCTATACCGAGGAGATCCAGAAACAGTTGGGCGTGAGCCGCGACGAGGCCGAATCCATGAAGCTGCTGGCCCGTGAAACCCTCCACGCGCCGCTGCTGGGGGTGCTGGCAAACGTCAACGAGACCATCACGCAAGAGGTCAGACGTTCGCTCGATTTCTACAATTCAACGGCCAGTGAGGAACGGATTGCGAGGGTCTTTCTCAGCGGCGGCTGTTCCAAGGTCTGCAATCTGCGAGAGACAATCGGGGACAAACTGGGATTGTCGGTGGAGATGCTCAATCCCTTTCTGAAGCTCAGATACAATGAGAAGGACTTCGATCCGGAGTATCTCCAGGAGATTGCGCCCCTGATGGCGGTGACTGTGGGGCTGGCCATAAGAAGGGTAGGGGACAAATGA